The following proteins are encoded in a genomic region of Phalacrocorax carbo chromosome 2, bPhaCar2.1, whole genome shotgun sequence:
- the WDR48 gene encoding WD repeat-containing protein 48, whose protein sequence is MAAHHRQNTAGRRKVQVSYVIRDEVEKYNRNGVNALQLDPALNRLFTAGRDSIIRIWSVNQHKQDPYIASMEHHTDWVNDIVLCCNGKTLISASSDTTVKVWNAHKGFCMSTLRTHKDYVKALAYAKDKELVASAGLDRQIFLWDVNTLTALTASNNTVTTSSLSGNKDSIYSLAMNQMGTVIVSGSTEKVLRVWDPRTCAKLMKLKGHTDNVKALLLNRDGTQCLSGSSDGTIRLWSLGQQRCIATYRVHDEGVWALQVNEAFTHVYSGGRDRKIYCTDLRNPDIRVLICEEKAPVLKMELDRSADPPPALWVATTKSSVNKWTLKGIHNFRASGDYDNDCTNPIPPLCTQPDQVIKGGASIIQCHILNDKRHILTKDTNNNVAYWDVLKACKVEDLGKVDFEEEIKKRFKMVYVPNWFSVDLKTGMLTITLDESDCFAAWVSAKDAGFSSPDGSDPKLNLGGLLLQALLEYWPRTHINPMDEEENEINHVNGEQENRIQKGNGYFQVPPHTPVIFGEAGGRTLFRLLCRDSGGETESMLLNETVPQWVIDITVDKNMPKFNKIPFYLQPHSSSGAKTLKKDRLSASDMLQVRKVMEHVYEKIINLDNESQTTSSSNNEKAGEQEKEEDIAVLAEEKIELLCQDQVLDPNMDLRTVKHFIWKSGGDLTLHYRQKST, encoded by the exons ATGGCGGCGCATCATCGGCAGAACACGGCGGGGCGGCGGAAAGTGCAG GTTTCCTATGTGATTAGAGATGAAGTGGAGAAGTATAACCGAAATGGGgtaaatgcacttcagctgGATCCAGCATTAAATAGACTCTTCACAGCAGGCCGAGACTCTATTATACGGATATGGAGTGTCAATCAGCACAAG CAAGACCCTTACATAGCATCTATGGAACATCACACAGATTGGGTAAATGACATTGTGCTCTGCTGCAATGGTAAAACAT TGATATCTGCTTCTTCAGATACTACTGTTAAAGTGTGGAATGCGCATAAGGGATTTTGCATGTCAACACTAAGGACGCATAAG GATTACGTAAAAGCCTTAGCATATGCAAAAGATAAAGAACTGGTAGCATCTGCCGGGCTGGACAGACAGATATTCCTCTGGGATGTAAATACTTTAACAGCACTGACTGCCTCAAATAACACCGTAACAA ctTCTTCCCTGAGTGGGAACAAAGACTCTATCTACAGCCTTGCAATGAATCAAATGGGAACAGTCATTGTATCAGGGTCCACTGAAAAG GTTCTAAGGGTGTGGGACCCGAGAACTTGTGCGAAACTAATGAAACTCAAAGGGCACACGGACAATGTAAAAGCTTTGTTGTTGAACAGAGATGGCACCCAG TGTCTTTCAGGCAGCTCTGATGGGACTATCCGCCTGTGGTCCCTTGGGCAGCAGAGATGTATAGCCACGTATCGAGTCCATGATGAAGGTGTTTGGGCTCTGCAGGTCAATGAAGCCTTCACTCATGTTTATTCAGGAGGAAGAGACAGGAAGATTTATTGTACAGATTTACGAAATCCTGATATCCGTGTGCTTatctgtgaagaaaaagcaccaGTTCTTAAG ATGGAACTTGATAGATCAGCTGATCCTCCTCCAGCACTTTGGGTTGCAACGACTAAGTCCTCTGTGAATAAATGG aCTTTGAAGGGAATTCATAATTTTAGAGCATCTGGAGATTATGATAATGATTGTACCAATCCGATACCACCCCTGTGTACACAGCCTGACCAAGTTATAAAAG GGGGTGCTAGTATTATTCAGTGCCACATTCTTAACGACAAGAGACACATATTAACCAAAGACACAAATAATAATGTGGCATACTGGGATGTCTTGAAG GCATGTAAAGTTGAAGACCTTGGGAAAGTAGATTTTGAAGAGGAAATTAAGAAGAGATTTAAAATGGTGTATGTGCCAAACTGGTTCTCAGTAGACTTGAAAACTGGG ATGTTGACAATTACTTTGGATGAAAGTGACTGCTTTGCAGCCTGGGTGTCAGCAAAGGATGCTGGATTTAGCAGTCCAGATGGTTCCGATCCAAAAT TAAACCTTGGCGGGCTTCTGCTACAAGCACTTCTGGAGTATTGGCCTAGAACACACATCAATCCAATGGATGAAGAGGAGAATGAAATAAATCATG TGAATGGTGAGCAGGAGAACAGAATCCAGAAAGGAAATGGATACTTTCAAGTGCCACCACATACTCCAGTTATTTTTGGTGAGGCTGGAGGACGCACTTTGTTCAG GTTATTATGTCGGGATTCAGGTGGTGAAACTGAATCTATGCTTCTTAATGAAACTGTGCCACAATGGGTAATTGACATCACTGTGGAT aaaAATATGCCCAAATTCAATAAGATTCCCTTCTACCTCCAGCCTCATTCATCATCAGGGGCCAAAACTCTAAAAAA AGACCGGCTGTCAGCAAGTGATATGCTTCAGGTGAGAAAAGTGATGGAACACGTGTATGAGAAAATCATAAACTTGGATAACGAGTCTCAGACAACTAGCTCCTCCAACAACGAAAAAGCAGGCGAacaggaaaaagaggaggaCATTGCTGTGCTAGCAGAGGAGAAGATTGAACTCCTGTGCCAGGACCAG